A single genomic interval of Thermovirga sp. harbors:
- a CDS encoding TRAP transporter permease has product MDLGKADNTEAEQEQIDLDELRRRFDTEARTRTLSGWEAKLVLLAAVVLSLFHFYTSGFGLMLAIKQRAVHLALVLFMVYMLYPVSGKARKDAVPWYDFVLGGVAAYVVFYHVIFFNEIVMRAGLPTTMDITAGLLGILLLLEATRRVSNPVLPGIAIFFLFYCYFGRHFPSLFAHRGFNITRIINHMYMGTEGVFGTPLGVSSTFVFMFILFGSFLEQTGMGRFIIDLSIALAGGSTGGPAKVAVLSSGLLGTISGSSVANVCTTGMFTIPLMKSVGYEPYFAGAVEAVASTGGQIMPPVMGAAAFIMAEFLGIPYIQVALAAVVPALLYYFAVMVQVHIEATRLGLRGLPREKLPKIIPLMKKKGHLLIPLGAIIYFLLAGYTPLKAAYYGILATLVVSFLNRETRVTFTKFVEALDSGARGALGVACACGTVGIVVGTATLTGLGLRIASAIITLSGGILIVSLLLTMVACILLGAGLPTTANFIVTSTMAAPALLQLGVAPMAAYMFVLYFGIAADLSPPVALAAYAGAGIAGADPMRTGWVAIKLALAGFLVPYIYVYNPMLVLVDFEALPFIMSIGTALLGVFLLGMGTIGFYKTRMPLWVRILALAGALGLLVPGMRSDSIGLAVLLFVHFFQAARFKKEAAATETT; this is encoded by the coding sequence ATCGACCTCGGCAAGGCGGACAACACCGAGGCGGAACAGGAGCAGATCGACCTTGATGAACTAAGAAGGCGTTTCGACACCGAGGCGAGGACCAGGACCCTCTCGGGATGGGAGGCGAAACTGGTCCTTTTGGCGGCCGTTGTCCTCTCCCTCTTCCATTTCTATACCTCCGGGTTCGGCCTCATGCTAGCCATCAAGCAAAGGGCTGTTCACCTGGCCCTGGTTCTTTTCATGGTCTACATGCTCTACCCTGTTTCGGGCAAAGCACGCAAGGATGCCGTTCCCTGGTACGATTTTGTCCTGGGCGGGGTGGCCGCTTACGTGGTCTTTTACCATGTGATCTTTTTCAATGAGATCGTGATGAGGGCTGGTCTTCCGACGACCATGGATATTACCGCGGGATTACTGGGTATCCTCCTTTTGTTGGAAGCCACCAGGAGGGTATCCAACCCCGTGTTGCCCGGGATCGCCATATTTTTTCTTTTTTATTGTTACTTCGGAAGGCATTTCCCCTCGCTTTTCGCCCACAGGGGTTTCAATATAACCAGGATCATCAATCACATGTACATGGGGACCGAAGGAGTGTTTGGAACTCCCCTGGGGGTATCCTCGACCTTTGTCTTCATGTTCATCCTTTTCGGGTCCTTCCTGGAACAAACCGGTATGGGGCGTTTTATCATCGACCTTTCCATAGCCCTTGCCGGGGGTTCCACCGGGGGACCGGCGAAGGTGGCCGTATTGAGTTCGGGACTGCTGGGGACCATTTCGGGGTCGTCGGTGGCCAATGTCTGCACCACGGGGATGTTCACCATCCCTCTCATGAAAAGCGTCGGCTATGAACCCTATTTTGCCGGGGCCGTAGAGGCAGTGGCTTCCACGGGGGGTCAGATCATGCCTCCCGTCATGGGCGCTGCGGCGTTCATCATGGCGGAGTTCCTGGGTATACCCTATATCCAGGTGGCCCTCGCCGCCGTTGTTCCGGCCTTGCTTTATTACTTCGCGGTCATGGTACAGGTGCACATCGAAGCGACCAGGCTGGGCCTCAGAGGGCTTCCCCGGGAAAAACTGCCCAAGATAATTCCGTTGATGAAGAAGAAAGGGCATCTCCTGATCCCCCTGGGCGCGATAATCTACTTCCTTCTTGCCGGTTACACTCCTTTGAAGGCGGCCTACTACGGCATCCTGGCCACCCTGGTCGTGTCCTTCCTGAACAGGGAGACCAGGGTTACCTTCACAAAATTCGTCGAAGCCCTGGATTCGGGGGCCAGGGGCGCCCTCGGAGTGGCCTGTGCCTGCGGAACCGTGGGGATAGTGGTGGGGACCGCCACCCTGACAGGGTTGGGGCTCCGCATCGCCAGCGCCATCATCACCCTCTCCGGCGGGATCCTGATCGTATCGCTGCTGTTGACCATGGTGGCCTGCATTCTGCTCGGCGCCGGCCTCCCTACGACGGCCAACTTCATCGTCACCAGCACGATGGCCGCTCCCGCCTTGCTGCAGTTGGGTGTGGCGCCCATGGCGGCCTACATGTTCGTGCTTTACTTCGGCATCGCCGCGGATTTAAGCCCACCGGTGGCCCTGGCCGCCTACGCCGGGGCGGGCATTGCCGGGGCGGACCCCATGAGGACGGGTTGGGTCGCCATCAAGCTGGCCCTGGCGGGTTTCTTGGTGCCCTATATCTATGTCTACAACCCCATGCTCGTTTTGGTCGACTTTGAGGCCCTCCCGTTCATTATGTCCATAGGGACGGCGTTGCTGGGCGTGTTCCTCCTGGGGATGGGCACCATAGGCTTTTACAAGACCAGGATGCCCCTGTGGGTCAGGATCTTGGCCCTGGCCGGAGCCCTGGGTCTCCTGGTACCGGGCATGAGATCGGACTCCATCGGCTTGGCCGTGCTCCTCTTCGTGCATTTCTTCCAGGCCGCTCGATTCAAAAAAGAGGCGGCGGCTACGGAAACAACCTAG
- the ileS gene encoding isoleucine--tRNA ligase — MSTDYKNTLNLPDTSFPMRANLVKREPGIISFWEEKGIYKKLMAEREGAKKFVLHDGPPYANGDIHIGTAFNKILKDLVPKYKWMKGFQSPYVPGWDTHGLPIELRVLKEIGRSKETIDPVELRKQCMAYAEKYIDIQRSEFKRLGVLGDWENPYITFKPEYEAAQIGVFADMVEKGLVYKGRKPVFWCIDCQTALAAAEIEYEDETSPSVYVAYPLVTSGNSAVEEAIGGREAYVIVWTTTPWTLPASLAVAIHPDYDYSLVPAPDGKVYILAQALRKKVSSVTGLEFGEPLITVKGRDLAKARALHPFYDDRDIIFALADYVGLDQGTGCVHTAPGHGAEDFETGIRYGLDILNPVDDKGFFLPDTELVGGLSLDEGSEKVLAVLRERGRLLGSGRMTHSYPHCWRCKKPVIFRATDQWFVAVNAFKDNTLDQIDQVKWIPEWGKERIANMVKERSDWCISRQRIWGVPIPAFYCEGCKGVVADPTRIRKVQDLFRIKGSNSWWRLSPEEILGELAFCPHCESRQLRKETDIMDVWFDSGCSHAAVLATRKDLKWPADLYLEGSDQHRGYFQTSLLTSVATRGRAPYDMVLTHGFIVDGEGRKMSKSLGNVIAPQEIIDKYGADILRLWVASTDYRNDIRISDQILSNLVESYRRIRNTARFLLGNLNDFDPGKDRVPFTKMPELERWILSGTQRLIRKATKGFDEFEFHAPAYMIHHFCVNDLSALYLDVRKDRLYAEDRDGRARRSCQTALWIILRALMEMLSPVLSFTSEEVWQEMRNLDPSLPESVFLSHWPAVDESLLDEELDRRWEKILDQRGVISRALESARSSGIIGHSLDARVEVLKGKTGEDPMVLLPEDEWTTLSIVSSLRVVEAFAEGGFSWKDPETGMEFNIRKASGEKCPRCWRWAPEVSEQGVCDRCRGVLGRMNDAG; from the coding sequence GTGTCGACCGATTACAAGAATACCTTGAACCTCCCCGATACATCTTTCCCCATGCGGGCTAACCTGGTCAAGAGGGAACCTGGCATCATTTCTTTCTGGGAAGAGAAGGGGATTTACAAAAAACTGATGGCCGAGAGGGAAGGGGCAAAAAAGTTCGTCCTTCACGATGGGCCCCCCTACGCCAACGGGGACATCCATATCGGGACGGCTTTCAATAAGATCCTTAAGGATCTTGTCCCAAAATACAAATGGATGAAGGGTTTTCAGTCTCCCTACGTTCCGGGTTGGGACACCCACGGTCTGCCCATCGAGCTCAGGGTCCTCAAGGAGATCGGCCGGTCGAAGGAGACCATCGACCCCGTTGAATTAAGGAAGCAATGCATGGCTTACGCCGAGAAGTATATCGATATCCAGAGGTCGGAGTTCAAGAGGCTCGGGGTGCTTGGAGACTGGGAGAATCCCTACATCACCTTCAAGCCGGAGTACGAGGCGGCCCAGATCGGCGTCTTCGCCGACATGGTGGAAAAGGGCCTTGTGTACAAGGGCCGGAAACCCGTTTTCTGGTGCATAGATTGCCAGACGGCCCTCGCCGCGGCTGAGATAGAGTACGAAGACGAAACCTCGCCATCGGTCTACGTGGCCTACCCGCTGGTAACCTCGGGCAACAGCGCGGTGGAGGAGGCCATAGGCGGAAGGGAGGCCTATGTCATCGTCTGGACCACTACGCCCTGGACACTCCCTGCAAGCCTCGCCGTGGCGATCCATCCCGATTACGATTACTCTCTCGTGCCCGCCCCCGATGGCAAGGTCTACATCTTGGCCCAGGCGCTCAGGAAGAAGGTTTCATCCGTGACCGGCCTCGAGTTCGGGGAACCGCTCATCACCGTCAAGGGGCGAGATCTCGCCAAGGCCCGCGCCCTGCACCCCTTCTACGACGACAGGGATATCATTTTCGCCCTCGCCGATTATGTTGGCCTCGACCAGGGGACCGGCTGCGTCCATACGGCCCCCGGTCACGGAGCGGAGGACTTCGAGACGGGCATCCGATATGGCCTTGACATACTCAACCCCGTCGATGACAAGGGCTTCTTCCTGCCCGATACGGAACTCGTGGGAGGCCTCTCCCTTGACGAGGGCTCCGAAAAGGTCCTGGCCGTCCTTCGGGAGAGGGGCCGACTTCTCGGCAGCGGCAGGATGACCCACTCATACCCTCATTGCTGGAGGTGCAAGAAGCCCGTCATTTTCAGGGCTACCGATCAGTGGTTCGTCGCGGTCAATGCTTTCAAGGATAATACCCTCGATCAGATCGACCAGGTCAAGTGGATACCCGAATGGGGCAAGGAAAGGATCGCCAACATGGTCAAGGAGCGATCCGACTGGTGCATCAGTCGACAGAGAATCTGGGGAGTCCCCATACCCGCTTTCTATTGCGAGGGATGCAAGGGTGTAGTGGCTGATCCCACGAGGATCAGGAAGGTCCAGGACCTTTTCCGCATCAAGGGTTCCAACAGCTGGTGGCGCCTTTCCCCGGAAGAGATCCTCGGAGAACTGGCGTTTTGCCCCCATTGTGAGAGCCGTCAACTCAGGAAAGAGACGGATATAATGGACGTCTGGTTTGATTCCGGCTGCAGCCACGCGGCGGTGCTGGCCACCCGTAAGGACCTCAAGTGGCCCGCCGACCTCTACCTCGAGGGGAGCGACCAGCACAGGGGTTATTTCCAGACCTCTCTCCTGACCTCGGTGGCGACGAGAGGCAGGGCTCCCTACGATATGGTCCTCACCCACGGTTTCATCGTCGATGGCGAGGGAAGGAAGATGTCCAAATCCCTGGGAAACGTCATCGCTCCCCAGGAGATAATCGATAAGTACGGCGCCGATATCCTGCGCCTTTGGGTAGCTTCCACCGATTACAGGAACGATATAAGGATATCGGACCAGATACTGTCCAACCTCGTGGAGTCCTACCGAAGGATCAGGAACACCGCCCGCTTCCTACTGGGCAACCTCAATGACTTCGATCCGGGTAAGGATAGGGTGCCCTTCACGAAGATGCCTGAACTCGAGCGCTGGATCCTTTCCGGGACGCAGCGGCTGATAAGGAAAGCGACGAAGGGCTTCGACGAGTTCGAATTTCACGCCCCCGCCTATATGATCCATCATTTCTGCGTCAACGATTTGAGCGCCCTCTACCTGGATGTCCGAAAGGACCGGCTTTACGCGGAGGATCGTGACGGACGGGCGCGGAGAAGCTGCCAGACTGCCCTATGGATCATCCTTCGCGCCTTGATGGAGATGCTGTCCCCGGTGCTGAGCTTCACCTCGGAGGAGGTATGGCAGGAAATGAGAAACTTGGACCCCTCCCTCCCCGAGAGTGTTTTTCTTTCCCATTGGCCCGCCGTGGACGAATCACTCCTCGACGAAGAACTGGACCGCCGCTGGGAGAAGATTCTCGATCAAAGGGGGGTCATATCGAGAGCCCTCGAATCGGCAAGGTCGTCCGGTATCATTGGTCATTCGCTCGATGCCCGGGTGGAGGTGCTAAAGGGCAAAACCGGGGAGGATCCGATGGTGCTTCTGCCGGAGGATGAGTGGACTACCCTGTCGATAGTGTCCTCGTTGCGCGTTGTGGAAGCCTTCGCAGAAGGCGGTTTCTCGTGGAAGGACCCCGAGACGGGCATGGAATTTAACATCAGAAAAGCTTCGGGAGAAAAGTGCCCAAGATGCTGGAGGTGGGCTCCGGAAGTATCGGAACAAGGGGTCTGCGACAGGTGCCGGGGTGTCCTCGGTCGGATGAACGACGCCGGTTAA